The region AGACAAGAAGAATGAAAACAAGGAGGTTGCAGTGAACGAATTTCTGCCTCCAGCTACGGCTCATGAAGCAATCCAGCACTCCATGTAAGCTTGATCACTATGTGTTAGGAATcaattatattacattacaatgTTTACAAGTATTCACTTCAAGTTCACGAGGTTTTCATTTTTCTGGGAACGATACCAGTTTCATGGCTGATACCTCAGCAGCATTATATATCACTACTATTATTCATTAGTCATCCTTTTGCCAATTTTTTACAGTAGGAACTATAAAGAACGCTGTTTCAGAAGTACTACAATATACCCTATTTCCGGCCCTACACTAAAATAAATATGCTGAAGGAGCCTGCATCTAAATTGTACTACTGTAAACTTCTGCCTAACCTCTATCTCCCTTGCTCAGTTCTGGTAATTAGACTCATATCCTTGGTCTACTAGACAATTAGCTCTCAGCTATCGAGATGCTGATAAAGTCTAGATTCAAGAATATAAGTCTAGGACTTGTGTTCCATTGTTGTCTGTTGAGACAGAGACAGCTCAAGGGTGGTTCAGACTGGTTTTATTTGTATCTAGTTGAACTAAACAATCCATACCTGCATGTCCTACTAGAGACTCTTTCCCTCTTTAACCATATATCTTGAGAAATATTGATGTTCTTTAGAGAAATTAGGAAACAAAATAACAGGAATAGACACCAACAGAGAAGGGATGATAAGACTTAATCATATAAAAGTACTGAACTACTCACAAATCCAACCATGGTATCTTATAAAGTTCTACCAGATTAGACTGCTAACATACTAATTTAGTTTCTTTAGCTAAAAGAAATAATCATTAAGATTTACCTTTCACTGCAGGGATCTTTATGCCGAGTACCTCATGCACAGCCTGAAGAAAGATTAGTTTCTTTAGCTGACAAAAATAATCATTAACGTTTACCTTTCACTGCAGGGATCTTTATGCCGAGTACATCTTGCACAGCCTGAGGAAATAGCTGCGCGAAATATGGCCCGTATTAATAATTTCTTACGGTTGTGCTACCAGAAGCCTGTCATCTGAGATCACAGACCAACTGCTATTGTTTTTTCTTTACAAATGTTTGTTTATTTATATACACTTGACAAATATTAACTAGTTACTGATAAAATTTCATTTGTTGAGCTATTGTTTGAACTACTGTGAGGAAATTTCTGTATAGTTACTTCATATTAAAGATATAAACTATCTACTTGGGAGCTCTACTTCATTTGAGAACTCTAGTAacatcttgctgttttgtttgTGAGCATAGGTGTAAACGACTTGTTGTAATCGTACTTGTTGAAATAATATAATAGCTGCAACTCAGCTAGAGGAGAGGAGGGGGAAGAACACCTGCATAAACACTTGTATAAACACCGAAACTAGAATCTCGAATCCAACACGACTAAATGAGCCAATCATTAAATAAGACCATAAGAGTAAAATCCGAACTCCATGACTACATTATAAACATACAAGTATGATTTGGATTAGAATCGTAAGTAAGATTATGATGAAAGCAATACACAAAGATAATATTTGAATAAGTATgcatttattattttaaatatatgaAGCCAAGTATATATTGGTATATTACTCTATTTACTCTATTTTCTTAACCATAAAGGAGACATGCCGAAGGGGAATTAAATATATGGAAACTCTTAACCAAGCAAAGTTGGATTGTTTAACAGAAAAAACCATAGCCTAAAGCATCAAGTAATACAAATCCATAATTGGTACTTCCAGTTCCAATTAAACAGAAAACTGAGTAATCTGCATGCAGATGCCATGCATAGTAAATTGTTTCTACTCTTCTCCATGTAAATTCTAATAGAAGCCTGTTCCTTTAATGGTCAATCCCTCAGCGTTGGGAAGAGAAAAGAGCTCTGCTGATTATACCAGTGGCTTCAATATAACGATCAACACACCTGGAAACGCAGCTACTTTCACCACCGCTTAAGCTACTGCCAGGTTTTGTGATGCACTTGTCAAAGCACTTTCCTCTAACAGTCtgttttattaaaaaataattagcTGTATACTCTCAAATAATCGACCAAACTATAGCATATGCTTCATGATTTATTGTACCGTGAACTGATAAATGATAGAACTTGCACAAATGTATCATTATCAACTGGCTGTAGGAGTCAGCTATGCCTAAAACATAGCTGGCACTTGTATCTGTGGAGAAATGATAAACCTTCCTAAACATGCATATATCGTATCGTTCATCTTTAATTATCATTCACGAAATTTATAACATAAAACTATGCAGTTTGCACCCATTGGACAAAAACTCCACAAACGTACAAAACTTCTGGTTTTAAATTAATTCTGATAATTTTTGCCTTGAAAATTGACGCTTACGGCGGTTTTCCACACATTGCTGCATCCATGTAGTCATGATTGTTAAGAATTATCTCAAAAGAAAAAATCTGATTTGATTTTTGTGGATTTTTAATATTTACATAGGTGATGGATAACAAAATACATTACACATTCGTGACAAGAATATGTTCCTCTAACAAAGGATATAAATCCGACATCCACTCTTACTTACTGACAATAAGTGCAATCTGAAAGTGGATTCACTTCAAGATACATAATAAAATCGAACTGCAGAGAATATTAACAGATATTGAACACAAGTTAAGAGATGATGTGGTCACTGCAAAACCGAAGTGGTCCTGTAATGTGGCTAACAATAAtttatatacacatatatttcGAAGCACGTCTATAATGAAAGTGTTCAAAGAATAAGAAGAAGCCAACTTTAAGGATAACACAATACTGTTCATAAGCAGAGTAATTTGCAATTGGCTCTATGTTTGTTCTGATTAAGTACGTTTGTTTGTCTTAGCTTGAAAGTTACCTACTCTAAACTCAAACTCTTAGTTTGATAAAATAATCCAGCAGACGAAAAGGAGAAAGCTCGGATTGGTTAAGACTCAAAAGTTGGCTGAATATATGTTCCCCACAAGTCCAAATATAATCTCTCAACATATATAACCATAGAGTATACACATAAATGAGGggttaattatcaaataaatcaCTTATTTCACTCAAATACATCAAGCGGATCACCGAGAAACTTTTGGTCTCTATTAAATCACTCAACTAATAAAATGTAGCATTCAGTTACATATTTTGATAATGATAGACGAACAAAGCTGAACAAACATTAGAAGAACTAGTTTTGTAATGTCGGCATTCCATGTCAAACTAGACCCATAAATACATATGCGAAAATAAGGTTTCTACGGTTCTTCGTACCCCTATTTTAATTGTAACTGATATAAATccaattatttttctttttctttaacAGAAATGTTTTATTGCTATGCAGAAAATGCAGGTCAAATACAACTCCCTTCCAAATCAAGACCCACGTCAAGTTCTTGTAGACCTATTTGACGAAATATGTTTATTTTAACAGCAAACCCAATGTAACATAACTCAGTAACCAATTGCGAGTTGAGTGACTTAATAGAGACCTAAAAAAATTCGGTGACCCACTTGATATACTGGAATGAAATAAGTGAATAAATTGATAATTAACCACATAAATGAGGCTGTAAAGATTCTAAACAATCACGTAATTAAAATTTCAACTAGTTATCCCTCATATCTGGCTTAAAACGAGGCTCTGAGTTCATTAAACATATTAACAAGTTTATGTGTACTATAGGGCCAATCTTAACCCCCAAAAACCCGCTTAACGTATAAGACACCCCTTACACAACAATCCTCACAATCACACAATGGGGCTCAAAAAAATAATCCCTGCTTGCTGTGTGATCGCAATTCACGTATTGGGGGCTCACCCCACTTAAATAAGTACATCATTAAAACAATTGCAAAGCTTATGCTAGCAAAATATCCCTAATCCTTACTTAAATTCTCAGTACGGGCAAATGTGGGCGTGAATATTTAAATTTCATACTTAACTTAAAATTAActtaaatcaattataattaacCTAAGATAGTAATAACTAGTCAAacatcaaaaaaaataaaattgattgattaattaagGTAAAAAAAGGACCTCGAGAAATTCCTCAGCATAGGCCTGAGCGAGTTGGGTTTTGAGTTGATTCATGAAATCTTCTTGTGAAATAGGAGGTGATGATCCGCCGCTCGCTGAGGGGTTTGAAAACGAATCCatcttaataaataattattacccCTCGCGCCGCTCTCTGATTTTTCTAAAACCCTTGTACTCAGCCCCCTTCTGCCCTTTTTATAAGTCACAAAGTCCATTTTTCATCTCTTGGCCCAACCAGCCTGCACTACTATTTCACAAGAAAGTTGTGAAATACTAATAATATTATTAGTATTATTAGTATAATGCTAATAATATTagtttttatataaaaataaaatatataatggtataatataaattaaaaaaatactaATAAACATTTTAGTTTGGTGTATTATTGCTCAGATCATATAATTTGAAAAATTTGTAcgaaattcttgaaaaattataaaatacttCTATTTCAAGATATTGTTTTTAGAATAATTTTGCAGAGGCTTCAATTTTTATGTCACGTGAAATTAAGCGTTATATGTTAAATATTTAATCTTTTAAAATTTTACGACATATAATGTTATCatcaaaatcttgcataaatcaTACCTAGGCCCATTAATGTTTTATGGTCCAATCCAAAAGAAACTCAAATGATTTGGAAGAATTTCATAGGTTTAAAGATAGCCCATAATAGCTATTATAAGTGTTAACTTAAACCGACAGATAAAAAAAAAGCTATACTGCTGAAACCAACTTCTTATTAACAGAGAACTTAAAGTTACATCATACTGATCATCTAATAAATAGAACAAGAGGTAACAAATTGATATGCATTATCCTGAAAACAAACAACTAAATCTGAAAAATAGAAGACTCAAAACAACCACGAATAACAACTACTTGACAACCCCTGTATATAGGACTTATTTTTGACTCTGTAAATAGATAAATAAAATTAATCCAACATTCCCTCCCTTAAACTGAACATCTCCACCGTTCAGCTACATAAAATTGCAGTCTTACTCTAACATGTGTTCTTTAATGTGCAGACTCCAAGTAACTTACGCAACTTCACAAATGCAGCTGATTTGAGGGGTTTCGTGAATATATCAGCTACCTGGTCTTCACTTCTacaataaattaaattaataactCCACCGCTTGATAAATCACGTAATAAGTGAAATCGTACATCTATGTGTTTGAATCTCCCATGCAATACAGGATTTTTAGACAACTTGATTGTGGAACTATTGTCACAAAAAATTTGACTGGCATCCTGTTGCTTGCACTGGAGCTCCTCAAGAATATTCCACAGCCACAAAGCCTGACAAGTACACACTGCTGCTGCAACAAACTCAGCTTCAGTAGTAGAAAGAGTAACTATTGGTTGTTTCTTTGAACACCATGAAACAGAAGTGCATAAACAGAAGTGCACTTTCGATCATCCAAATCTCCAGCGTAGTCATTGTCAGTGAAGCCAAACAATTCAGGCACTTCACCTCTTGTATAGAACAGTCCAAAATCAGAAGTTCCCTTCAAGTAACGGAGTATTCTCTTTGCTGCTAAAAGATAAATTACTTTTGGAGTTTTCATGTACCTATTAATCATACTCACAGCTTGCATTATGTCGGGCCTGGTTGCTGTTAAATATATCAAACTTCCGACAATTTGCTTGT is a window of Apium graveolens cultivar Ventura chromosome 11, ASM990537v1, whole genome shotgun sequence DNA encoding:
- the LOC141695138 gene encoding mitochondrial import inner membrane translocase subunit Tim13; translated protein: MDSFSNPSASGGSSPPISQEDFMNQLKTQLAQAYAEEFLETVRGKCFDKCITKPGSSLSGGESSCVSRCVDRYIEATGIISRALFSSQR